The Flammeovirga yaeyamensis genome segment TTTTCTGTTTAACTATAAGTAAAATATATTAAACAAAATTTGCAAAGAGTTTTAATAACCTATATATTTGTTTCAACAACAATGAGAAACATTAAACAAAACACCTTTAACTCTATTATTATGACAGCTATAGAATTCAATCACAAATTGCAGTATTTAATCCCAGCATTGGAGCCATTCGCTTACAAACTGACAAAGGACACTGCGAATGCAAAAGATCTAATTCAGGAGACAATGCTTAAAGCTTTCTCTAATAAGGAGAAGTTTATGGTAGGTACAAACATGAAAGCATGGGTATTTACTATCATGAGAAACACATTCTTAACGAATTACCAAAAAAATGCACGTCAGAAAACGTTTATTGATACTTCTGATAATCTGCATTTTATCAATAGCACTTCTACAAAACAAGAAAATAAAGCTATGGGTCAGTTTGCAATGGATGATATCCAAACGGCTATTGAGAATTTAGATGATACGTACTCTGAACCATTCATGATGTATTTTAGAGGATTTAAATACCATGAAATTTCAGATAGATTAAACATTCCAATTGGTACAGTAAAAAACAGAATCTTTTTAGCTAGAAAAGAATTAAAAGAGGTATTAGCAGTGTACGCTGATAGATATTAATGAATCTTTTTAGTACTACTTAAATAATGCTGTTATTTTTGTAAAATGATACAAGAACAGCTTTATAATATGGGCAATGTTGCCTTCGGTGGTGCTATGAAAATTGCATCTTTTCTTCATCCAAAAGCCAAATTATTTATTGATGGAAGGAAAGGTTTACTATCAAAAATATCTTCCGATTTTAAGAATAACACACGTCCAGTAGCATGGTTTCATTGTGCATCCCTAGGCGAATTTGAGCAAGGGCGTCCTGTTATCGAAGCTTTTAGAACTGTATTTACCGATTATCTAATTGTACTCACATTCTATTCACCTAGTGGATATGAAGTTCAAAAAGAGTATGATCAAGCTGATTTTGTATATTACTTACCAATAGACACCAAATCTAACGCGACAAAATTTGTCGAAACTATTCAACCTAAAATTGCATTCTTTGTCAAATATGAATTTTGGCATAACTACTTGAATGCATTAAAAAAGAATTCATCCAGAATAATATCCTTCTCGACGATTTTTCGTCCTGATCAAGCTTTCTTTAAGAAAGGGGGAGGATTTCAACAAAATATGCTAAAGAAGTTTGACTTCTTTTTTACTCAAGATCAGCGTTCATTTGATCTGTTGAGTCAGATCAATATTAATAGTAAAGAGATAGCTGGCGACACTCGCTTTGATCGTGTTGCCGAAATCTGTGCGTCTCCTAAACAAATACCCTTAGCCCAACAATTTTCGGAAGGAAATCAAGTGGCCGTTGTGGGAAGTAGTTGGCCTCTTGACATCGAAGCACTGAGCAAAAGTGTCAATAGTATTTCTTCTCTAAAATGGATCATCGCTCCTCATGAAATATCCGATAAAAAAATCCAATTTATTATAGATACATTTTCTAGTAGAAAGTGTATTCGTTATTCAAAAGCAACAACTGAAAATATAAATCAGTACGATATTCTAATTATCGATAATATTGGAATGTTGTCATCCTTGTATCAGTTTGCCGATTTTGCCTATGTTGGTGGAGCATTCAAAGAAGGTTTACACAATATTTTAGAGCCTGCTACATTTGGTATTCCTATTGTTATTGGTGCAGAATTCAGTAAATTTATTGAGGCGATAGCGCTAGTAGAAAGGAAAGGAGTGATAAGTATACAATCCTCTGAAGAATGTCTGTCTATTATCAAAAAGTTAGTAGATGATGTTGAGTTTAGAACTACTACCGGCAGAATTACCAAACAATATGTTAATGAGAATTTAGGCAGTACTGAAAAAATTATCAGTTATTGTCAAAAGATTATTTCAGAAAATCAATAATTCAAATTAAGTTTACGAAAAGACATAATCCTTCTGTAAAGAAAAGTTTATAGAGGTGAAATCACATTAGAATGGCAAAAAAAGGGAAGAAAAAAAATAAAGAAAAAGAGGTTAGTGGAGATGTTAAAGTAGGAATCATTACCAAATCTACTGGCTTATGGTATGAAGTTGAGGATAAGGAAACTCGACAATTCTTTAAAGGTCGCCTTAGAGGAAAATTAAAACTCAAAGGTATGAAAGTGACTAACCCTGTTGCTGTTGGTGATTTTGTGAATTACACATTAGAAGATGAAGTTGAAAATACGGTAATCATTCATGATATTATCGATAGAAAGAACATTATTCTAAGACAGTCTACCCGTAAAAAATGGCACGGCCATATTATCGCTGCCAATATTGATCAAGCTATCTTAATTGCCACACTTGCCCTTCCCAAAACCTCTCTTGGTTTTATAGATCGTTTTCTAGTAGCAGCAGAATCTTATGATGTTCCTACCTATATTGTTTTCAATAAAGATGATTTATTGGAGGATGAGGACAGGGAATATTTAGACTACCTAAAATCAATCTATGAACCACTAGGTTACAAATGCTTACGTGTTTCAGCGACCGAAAATCAGAACCTTCAAGAGCTAAATGAAATCATAAAAGATAAAACTTCGCTATTGGTTGGTCATTCTGGTGTAGGAAAATCTACTCTTTTGAATAAATTGGCATCAAAAATGCATCAAAAAACTGATGAGATCTCTTTATTCGCCATGAAAGGTAAACATACTACTACTTTCGCCGAAATGTTCACCCTTGCAGAACAAAATGGTCATTTAATAGATACCCCGGGCATTAAAGAACTTGGTATCATGGGAATAGAAGAAAATGAAATTGGTCATTTTTTCCCTGAAATTCGTGAGGTAATGAATGAATGCAAATACAATAATTGTACTCACGTTCATGAACCACAGTGTGCAGTCAGAGATTTAGTCGACGAAGGAAAAATTGCCACTTCACGCTACTTAAGTTATTTAAGTATGTTAGAAGGTGATGATAATAGAAAATAAAAATTAACTTTGATCGTTATACCCATAGTACAATCTGAAATATTTTTTTCATATCACTTTTTAAGTGAATAGGATTTTCAAATTGACTACAAAAAAAGTTATAAAGACATGAGAGAAGTTCTCGTAGAGAAAATAGTACCTAAAAAATCCTCTTTAATTGAGTTTTTGATCTATAATAAACAAGACAATATTCTTCAAGTTTCATACAAAAGAGGAAAACACTCAGGAAAAGTAATTACTTATAGAGATTTTCCTGCTGATTCTTTTGATATGATTATCACATCTGAATCTCAAGGTAGAACACTACTAAGAGAATTAAAGCGATACAAAAAAGAAAAAGATTCTTTCTTTAAGTTTTTTATTAATCTCTTTACCAAGAATAATAAAATACCTTATTAATCAGCAAACAGTCTATTTTTTAAACATTTAGGCCTACTATTGTAACATCATCAATCTGCTCTGCAGATGCCTTCCACATCGTAAAATAATTTTCTAACCAAACTTTTTGAGTTTCAAAAGATTGGTCTTGAGATATTTCGTGTAAAATTTTTCTAAATTTCGCAATCCCAATACGTTTTTTCTCTCCATTAAATTGGTCATAAAAACCGTTTGAAGTAAGATAAATTGTATTTCCTTTATGTAAATTTATTTTGTGTTCGGTAAAGCCCTTTTGTCGAACATGCTCTGGCTCATTACCTATAGCTCTTCTTGTGCCTTTTACTTCATGAAATTTATTTTCAGAAACATAAAACAATGGTCTTTTTGCACTTGCAAAAGATAATTCACATCCATCATCATACTTTTTAAAACGAAGCACCATCATATCCATACCTACTAAAGT includes the following:
- a CDS encoding RNA polymerase sigma factor, encoding MTAIEFNHKLQYLIPALEPFAYKLTKDTANAKDLIQETMLKAFSNKEKFMVGTNMKAWVFTIMRNTFLTNYQKNARQKTFIDTSDNLHFINSTSTKQENKAMGQFAMDDIQTAIENLDDTYSEPFMMYFRGFKYHEISDRLNIPIGTVKNRIFLARKELKEVLAVYADRY
- a CDS encoding 3-deoxy-D-manno-octulosonic acid transferase, with product MIQEQLYNMGNVAFGGAMKIASFLHPKAKLFIDGRKGLLSKISSDFKNNTRPVAWFHCASLGEFEQGRPVIEAFRTVFTDYLIVLTFYSPSGYEVQKEYDQADFVYYLPIDTKSNATKFVETIQPKIAFFVKYEFWHNYLNALKKNSSRIISFSTIFRPDQAFFKKGGGFQQNMLKKFDFFFTQDQRSFDLLSQININSKEIAGDTRFDRVAEICASPKQIPLAQQFSEGNQVAVVGSSWPLDIEALSKSVNSISSLKWIIAPHEISDKKIQFIIDTFSSRKCIRYSKATTENINQYDILIIDNIGMLSSLYQFADFAYVGGAFKEGLHNILEPATFGIPIVIGAEFSKFIEAIALVERKGVISIQSSEECLSIIKKLVDDVEFRTTTGRITKQYVNENLGSTEKIISYCQKIISENQ
- a CDS encoding KTSC domain-containing protein codes for the protein MREVLVEKIVPKKSSLIEFLIYNKQDNILQVSYKRGKHSGKVITYRDFPADSFDMIITSESQGRTLLRELKRYKKEKDSFFKFFINLFTKNNKIPY
- the rsgA gene encoding ribosome small subunit-dependent GTPase A; protein product: MAKKGKKKNKEKEVSGDVKVGIITKSTGLWYEVEDKETRQFFKGRLRGKLKLKGMKVTNPVAVGDFVNYTLEDEVENTVIIHDIIDRKNIILRQSTRKKWHGHIIAANIDQAILIATLALPKTSLGFIDRFLVAAESYDVPTYIVFNKDDLLEDEDREYLDYLKSIYEPLGYKCLRVSATENQNLQELNEIIKDKTSLLVGHSGVGKSTLLNKLASKMHQKTDEISLFAMKGKHTTTFAEMFTLAEQNGHLIDTPGIKELGIMGIEENEIGHFFPEIREVMNECKYNNCTHVHEPQCAVRDLVDEGKIATSRYLSYLSMLEGDDNRK